In a genomic window of Ranitomeya imitator isolate aRanImi1 chromosome 5, aRanImi1.pri, whole genome shotgun sequence:
- the CRLS1 gene encoding cardiolipin synthase (CMP-forming) isoform X1, whose amino-acid sequence MSVLALLLGRCSPSALCCPARRLIRGRDLLPDARARHVLGVRDIPERGRPVTRPLLSAHLLRSLHGRAALHLPLLRPCGSTVRGRHQSGSPEESGAARTPEPDLYENPWTIPNLLSMTRIGLSPVLGYLIVAENFNFALGIFVLAGITDLLDGYIARNWANQKSALGSALDPLADKILISVLYVCLTYANLIPVPLTAMIILRDIALIGAVFYVRYKTLPPPRTLGRYFNPCYATAQLEPTFISKMNTAVQLILVAASLAAPVFNYVDSVYLQALWCITAFSTVASGYSYYHYGQKTVKVLNNK is encoded by the exons ATGTCGGTGCTAGCATTGCTGCTGGGCCGGTGCTCGCCGTCTGCGCTGTGCTGCCCGGCTCGGCGGCTGATCAGGGGCCGCGATCTGTTACCGGACGCCCGGGCTCGCCATGTGCTGGGTGTACGGGACATTCCGGAGAGGGGCCGCCCGGTCACCAGGCCGCTGCTCTCCGCTCATCTGCTGCGGTCCCTGCACGGCCGCGCCGCCCTACACCTGCCCCTGCTGCGGCCCTGCGGGAGCACAGTGCGCGGGCGGCACCAGTCCGGGAGCCCCGAGGAGAGCGGCGCCGCCCGGACCCCGGAGCCCGACCTG TATGAAAATCCATGGACGATCCCAAATCTCTTGTCTATGACTAGGATCGGTTTGTCTCCTGTTCTCGGTTACCTGATTGTCGCAGAAAACTTTAATTTTGCTCTTGGAATTTTCGTTCTCGCCGGGATTACTGATTTG CTGGATGGCTATATCGCAAGGAACTGGGCCAATCAGAAGTCTGCATTGGGAAGTGCACTGGATCCACTTGCAGACAAAATCCTCATCAGCGTCCTGTACGTCTGCTTGACATATGCAAATCTAATCCCAG TTCCTCTGACAGCCATGATCATCTTGAGGGACATTGCATTGATTGGTGCTGTTTTTTACGTCCGGTATAAAACCCTTCCACCCCCA AGAACTCTTGGCAGATATTTTAACCCTTGCTATGCAACTGCTCAGTTAGAGCCAACGTTTATCAGTAAG ATGAACACCGCAGTCCAGTTAATACTGGTGGCAGCGTCGCTCGCGGCCCCCGTATTTAATTATGTGGATAGTGTCTATCTTCAAGCGTTATG GTGTATCACTGCGTTCTCCACTGTGGCCTCTGGGTACAGCTACTACCATTATGGACAAAAGACAGTCAAAGTTTTGAACAATAAGTGA
- the CRLS1 gene encoding cardiolipin synthase (CMP-forming) isoform X2 gives MSVLALLLGRCSPSALCCPARRLIRGRDLLPDARARHVLGVRDIPERGRPVTRPLLSAHLLRSLHGRAALHLPLLRPCGSTVRGRHQSGSPEESGAARTPEPDLYENPWTIPNLLSMTRIGLSPVLGYLIVAENFNFALGIFVLAGITDLLDGYIARNWANQKSALGSALDPLADKILISVLYVCLTYANLIPVPLTAMIILRDIALIGAVFYVRYKTLPPPMNTAVQLILVAASLAAPVFNYVDSVYLQALWCITAFSTVASGYSYYHYGQKTVKVLNNK, from the exons ATGTCGGTGCTAGCATTGCTGCTGGGCCGGTGCTCGCCGTCTGCGCTGTGCTGCCCGGCTCGGCGGCTGATCAGGGGCCGCGATCTGTTACCGGACGCCCGGGCTCGCCATGTGCTGGGTGTACGGGACATTCCGGAGAGGGGCCGCCCGGTCACCAGGCCGCTGCTCTCCGCTCATCTGCTGCGGTCCCTGCACGGCCGCGCCGCCCTACACCTGCCCCTGCTGCGGCCCTGCGGGAGCACAGTGCGCGGGCGGCACCAGTCCGGGAGCCCCGAGGAGAGCGGCGCCGCCCGGACCCCGGAGCCCGACCTG TATGAAAATCCATGGACGATCCCAAATCTCTTGTCTATGACTAGGATCGGTTTGTCTCCTGTTCTCGGTTACCTGATTGTCGCAGAAAACTTTAATTTTGCTCTTGGAATTTTCGTTCTCGCCGGGATTACTGATTTG CTGGATGGCTATATCGCAAGGAACTGGGCCAATCAGAAGTCTGCATTGGGAAGTGCACTGGATCCACTTGCAGACAAAATCCTCATCAGCGTCCTGTACGTCTGCTTGACATATGCAAATCTAATCCCAG TTCCTCTGACAGCCATGATCATCTTGAGGGACATTGCATTGATTGGTGCTGTTTTTTACGTCCGGTATAAAACCCTTCCACCCCCA ATGAACACCGCAGTCCAGTTAATACTGGTGGCAGCGTCGCTCGCGGCCCCCGTATTTAATTATGTGGATAGTGTCTATCTTCAAGCGTTATG GTGTATCACTGCGTTCTCCACTGTGGCCTCTGGGTACAGCTACTACCATTATGGACAAAAGACAGTCAAAGTTTTGAACAATAAGTGA